In one Bufo gargarizans isolate SCDJY-AF-19 chromosome 11, ASM1485885v1, whole genome shotgun sequence genomic region, the following are encoded:
- the LOC122921364 gene encoding olfactory receptor 12D2-like, translating into MDPLNKTSLSDFILTGLTDVPWLQKLLFIFVLFFYQLGNMGNIIIIILAIRDPSLHSPMYFFLANLSFLDICFSSVTVPKIMAGFWIQNVISIKACIVQMYFFHALGFSEGVLLSAMGYDRYVAICHPLRYRIIMRRSICFYLVFLSWSAGLTTSLVNALMTSQLPFCNVNRVRHFYCDVKPVIKLACRDIRFNEMTLLYFSGFICTGTFILTVLSYFYIISHLVNHQSSKGRSKAFSTCSAHLTVVLLFYGTAMCTYLGPDSEASIESDRVAAILATVITPSLNPIIYTLRNKEVRNSLRNMFKTSQY; encoded by the coding sequence ATGGACCCTTTGAACAAGACATCATTATCTGACTTCATCCTCACTGGACTCACGGACGTGCCGTGGCTTCAGAAGCTCCTCTTTATTTTTGTTCTCTTCTTCTACCAGCTCGGTAATATGGgcaatatcatcatcatcattttgGCCATCAGAGATCCATCCCTTCATTCCCCAATGTATTTCTTCTTGGCTAATCTTTCATTTCTGGATATCTGCTTTTCTTCTGTGACAGTCCCTAAAATTATGGCTGGGTTCTGGATACAGAACGTGATCTCTATAAAAGCCTGCATTGTGCAGATGTATTTCTTTCACGCTTTGGGGTTTTCAGAAGGAGTCCTACTTTCTGCAATGGGTTATGATCGATACGTTGCTATATGTCACCCTCTCCGATACAGAATCATTATGAGAAGGTCCATTTGCTTCTACCTTGTTTTTCTGTCATGGTCTGCTGGTCTCACAACGTCATTAGTGAACGCGCTGATGACTTCACAGCTGCCATTTTGTAATGTTAACAGGGTTCGTCACTTCTACTGTGACGTAAAGCCGGTAATAAAATTGGCTTGTAGAGATATCCGTTTCAATGAAATGACTCTTTTGTACTTCAGTGGATTCATTTGCACGGGCACCTTCATTTTGACCGTACTATCCTATTTCTACATCATCAGTCACCTTGTCAATCACCAATCTTCAAAGGGCAGATCCAAAGCTTTCTCAACCTGTTCTGCACACTTGACCGTTGTCCTGCTGTTCTATGGGACAGCCATGTGTACTTATCTTGGCCCTGACTCCGAAGCTTCCATTGAAAGTGACAGAGTTGCAGCTATTTTGGCAACAGTAATCACTCCATCTTTAAACCCTATTATTTATACCTTGAGAAATAAAGAAGTGAGAAATTCCTTGAGAAATATGTTTAAGACTTCACAATATTGA